The Sulfurimonas sp. genome includes the window ATAATGTGGTTTCTTGGATATAACGGGGGCGCGGGTGAGTAACTGCCGTTGGTAAAACTTTAGTTTTTCCAATGGTTGCTTGCTCCTCCCGCTTGTTATCTGGCGCTGTGCGACAGATGACCAGTGGGTGTTCAACCCGCGCCCCCGTTATCCGGTCACGCAGTGAGCGGATAACGGTCGAAGATAGCCGATAAATTGCCGCTAGGTAATTTATTGGATACTCTGTTTTGTTATGCTTTTAACTTAAAGTAGCTTAGAAAAATCTTCTTCTTGAAAAGTAATATTCCATCTATCTGACATAAATTGTAGTAATTTTTCTCCTCTTGAATATATATCGTCTATACTCCAAGATATATTTTGACTTATCTCAATTGTATTGTAACTTGCAGTTGAAAAAACTTCCACTTTTACATCAAAACATTTATTTCCAATACTTGAGTTGTATGTTTTGGAGAGTAAAACTAGATTACCAAGAGAATGCAATATTCTTTTTTTACTTTTATTGTCTAAAGTATTAATTTCGTTCCAACATTCCCTAACAGTATTTTGAGGATAAATATGCTCTACGGAATCTTTATTTATTTCTTCCCATTGAAGTTTCCTCTCACCTTGTGCATTAGATTGTAAAAATAATTCATACTCATAAAGTAGATATTGTATACCATTCCACGAGTACCAACCTTTTTTATTTTCATCATCAAAGTTATCATTGATAATATCTATAAATTTTTTTGATTTAAATAGCTTATTTTTATGATTATCATAAATTTTATCTTCAAGTTTTGTTCTGATTCTATAAATATACTTCTTTTTATGATATTCATAAGCCAATTCAAAAAAATCTTTTATAGTTGTATTACTACCTTTCATCGTCCTAAATTTTATAAACATATAATTTTCAATTAGTCTTAAAATTCTTACAATCTCATCGTCATCATTGATGTTTTCTTTATCAATCATAATCGCCATTACTAAAGGTTTAAAAGTGTCAAATCCTAATCTATTTATTTTAGAAAGCCATACTTTTATTTCTTCGCTATATTTTGTGTTAATAGGATTAAGCATATTGTAATATGCAACAATAGCATTTTGAATATTAAACACATAATCTTTAATATCAGTATAATCAATAAAAAAATCTTTAAGTCGTGATTCATCCATCACTTCTTGAATTTGAGAAAAATTTTCTCTATCTCTAAAAGTTACTTTTTGGATTGTAAAATGTTCTTTTAATAAAAAATCTCTTTCAGGATTAGCTACAGCTCTGTCATATTTTCCAAAATACATTCTCCAATGATCTTTTAAAAAAACATCATCTTCAATTTTTGATGATGAGTCTTTTCCAATATACTCATAAATTGTTTTCCATGCTTCATTAATATTAAAACGTAATTGGGAAACTTCTTCTTTATCATTATTTAAGATAGTTGTTAGATACATTAGTCTATTTTTCAAAAGTTCCAATGTTGTCAGTTGTTTACCCCTATTATTCATAGTTTCAAAAATAATTGAAACATCTAATTCATCATCTTTATCAATTTCATAAAAATTAAACTTGAGTTGCTTCGTTATTTTTCTCACCAAAGTTTCAAGAGGATTTTTTTCTAGTTTATCAATTTTTTTATGAAAAAACTTTTTTGCATTATGAAGATTTTTAGTATACAAAGTATCAGTTTGTGTAGCAAAAGATTCTG containing:
- a CDS encoding DUF262 domain-containing HNH endonuclease family protein, yielding MANSGLETLSEIFNDKIFKIPDYQRGYSWENEQLEDFWRDLQNLDDKRVHYTGMLTVEHKKENDYYHVVDGQQRLTTITILLKIILDKFNNSDWIGDENTGALKSELTNKYLFKRVGKDAQTVRVVFGYEKDNPSDIFFRTKILELESTESFATQTDTLYTKNLHNAKKFFHKKIDKLEKNPLETLVRKITKQLKFNFYEIDKDDELDVSIIFETMNNRGKQLTTLELLKNRLMYLTTILNNDKEEVSQLRFNINEAWKTIYEYIGKDSSSKIEDDVFLKDHWRMYFGKYDRAVANPERDFLLKEHFTIQKVTFRDRENFSQIQEVMDESRLKDFFIDYTDIKDYVFNIQNAIVAYYNMLNPINTKYSEEIKVWLSKINRLGFDTFKPLVMAIMIDKENINDDDEIVRILRLIENYMFIKFRTMKGSNTTIKDFFELAYEYHKKKYIYRIRTKLEDKIYDNHKNKLFKSKKFIDIINDNFDDENKKGWYSWNGIQYLLYEYELFLQSNAQGERKLQWEEINKDSVEHIYPQNTVRECWNEINTLDNKSKKRILHSLGNLVLLSKTYNSSIGNKCFDVKVEVFSTASYNTIEISQNISWSIDDIYSRGEKLLQFMSDRWNITFQEEDFSKLL